The Ranitomeya imitator isolate aRanImi1 chromosome 8, aRanImi1.pri, whole genome shotgun sequence genome window below encodes:
- the USP4 gene encoding ubiquitin carboxyl-terminal hydrolase 4 — translation MAEGGGGAEAGTVEPPRASRSPSPEHGSRPDTETQKSELGELLKAPLRKGDEWFLVDSRWYKQWKKYVGFDSWDMYNVGESSLFPGPVDNSGLFADPDTQALKEHLIDELDYVLVPTEAWGKLMCWYGSVPGQQPIVRKVVEHGMFVKHCKVEVYLIELKLCENSDLDNVVTRHFSKADTIDSIEKEMRIVFNVPGNKETRLWNKYMTNTFEQLTKPDNTVQDAGLYQGQILVIEQRNVDGTWPRQPQTKSSTATSRSYTTSTKSSSSGSYSSSSSSATITNGDSGGGGYGLSSSTACKGGYGSSYSSYSYRDPSSKPGLCGLSNLGNTCFMNSALQCLSNTRPLTEYFLTDDYKDEINRDNPLGMKGEIATAYAELIRQIWSGEHSYVAPRMFKTQVGRFAPQFSGYQQQDSQELLAFLLDGLHEDLNRVKKKPYLELKDANGRPDSVVATEAWDNHLRRNNSIIVDIFHGLFKSTLVCPECSKVSVTFDPFCYLTLPLPMKKDRTMEVFLVRADPQCKPTQYRLIVPKMGAVSDLCSALSKLSGVPAENMVVTDVYNHRFHKIFQSDEMLSHIMERDDLFVYEVKSPGGSDSDWLTLPICFREKRFRQSSAAGTILYGQPLLISVPRQKLTADMLYSLVLERIRRYVKAPLPEEYSCPSSNSTSCNGSNGIYDDEEMDHQEEHEEGDEAPEETNGQSDDSVEEENSEGCSPCSEMPKKAQDVHKRLFCFSLVNSYATSDVGSMPAEGAFLKLTSYSTVAIDWDAEMKKLYYDDQEAEAFDKHESMLQPQKKKMTVALRDCIQLFTKTEVLGEHDPWYCPNCRKHQRATKKFDLWSLPKILVVHLKRFSYNRYWRDKLDAVVEFPIRNLNMSEFVCDPTAGPYVYDLVAVSNHYGGMGGGHYTAYAKNQETQQWYYFDDSSVSPASEDQIVTKAAYVLFYQRQDGGSFKVSSPAATLRSPPAEDDLGEQDRQDLDCMDTN, via the exons GTTCCTCGTCGACAGCCGCTGGTACAAACAGTGGAAGAAATATGTTGGCTTTGATTCGTGGGACATGTACAACGTGGGAGAAAGCAGCCTGTTCCCAGGACCCGTGGATAATTCCGGATTGTTTGCAG ATCCTGACACTCAGGCATTAAAGGAGCATCTGATTGATGAGCTGGACTACGTGCTGGTGCCCACCGAGGCCTGGGGCAAGCTCATGTGCTGGTATGGCAGCGTGCCCGGCCAGCAGCCCATAGTGAGGAAG GTGGTGGAGCACGGCATGTTTGTGAAGCATTGTAAGGTGGAGGTGTACCTGATCGAGCTGAAGCTGTGCGAGAATAGCGACCTGGACAACGTGGTGACGCGCCACTTCAGCAAGGCCGACACTATTG ACTCCATAGAGAAGGAGATGAGGATCGTCTTTAATGTTCCCGGGAATAAGGAGACGCGGCTGTGGAATAAATACATGACAAACACCTTTGAGCAGCTCACCAAGCCTGACAACACGGTGCAGGACGCGGGGCTCTACCAGGGGCAG ATTCTGGTGATAGAACAGAGGAACGTGGACGGTACGTGGCCCCGGCAGCCGCAGACTAA ATCTAGCACCGCCACAAGTAGGAGCTACACCACCTCCACAAAGTCCTCATCCAGCGGCAGCTactcctcatcatcctcatccGCCACCATAACAAACGGAGACAGTGGGGGCGGCGGCTATGGGCTGAGCAGCTCCACCGCGTGCAAAGG TGGTTACGGCTCCTCGTACAGCTCGTACAGTTACAGGGACCCCTCCAGTAAGCCCGGCCTGTGTGGTCTCAGTAACCTGGGCAACACGTGCTTCATGAACTCTGCGTTGCAG TGTTTGAGTAACACGCGCCCCCTGACCGAGTATTTCCTGACTGATGACTACAAGGACGAGATCAACAGGGACAATCCGCTGGGAATGAAAGGAGAGATCGCCACAGCCTACGCCGAACTGATCCGCCAGATCTGGTCCGGGGAGCATTCCTATGTCGCTCCGCGCATGTTCAAG ACACAGGTGGGCCGCTTCGCCCCGCAGTTCTCGGGGTACCAGCAGCAGGACTCTCAGGAGCTCCTGGCGTTCCTTCTGGACGGTTTGCATGAAGATCTGAACAGAGTTAAGAAGAAGCCGTACCTGGAGCTGAAGGACGCGAACGGGCGGCCGGACTCG GTGGTGGCCACAGAGGCGTGGGACAATCACCTCCGGCGGAATAACTCCATCATTGTGGACATTTTCCACGGTCTCTTTAAGTCCACGCTCGTGTGTCCCGAGTGCTCCAAGGTGTCCGTGACCTTCGACCCCTTCTGTTATCTGACTCTTCCCCTCCCTATGAAGAAGGACCGCACTATGGAGGTGTTCCTGGTGCGCGCGGACCCTCAGTGTAAGCCCACCCAG TACCGACTGATTGTGCCTAAAATGGGGGCGGTCTCTGACCTCTGCTCCGCGCTCTCTAAACTGTCGGGAGTGCCTGCCGAAAat atggTGGTGACCGACGTCTACAATCACCGTTTCCACAAGATCTTCCAGTCGGACGAGATGCTCAGTCACATCATGGAGCGCGACGATCTCTTTGT GTACGAGGTGAAGTCGCCGGGGGGCTCAGATTCTGATTGGCTCACATTACCCATCTGTTTCCGGGAGAAGCGATTCCGACAGAGCAGCGCGGCGGGCACCATCCTGTACGGGCAGCCGCTGCTGATCTCCGTGCCTCGGCAGAAGCTGACGGCGGACATGCTGTACAGCCTGGTCCTGGAGAGGATCCG GCGCTACGTGAAGGCCCCGTTACCGGAGGAATACTCCTGTCCGTCCAGCAACTCCACTTCCTGCAATGGCTCAAACGGGATCTATGACG ATGAGGAGATGGATCATCAGGAGGAACATGAGGAGGGGGACGAGGCCCCGGAGGAGACTAATGGTCAGTCAGACGACAGCGTGGAGGAGGAGAACTCTGAGGGTTGTAGTCCCTGCAGTGAAATGCCAAAGAAAGCCCAGGATGTCCACAAGAGGCTCTTCTGCTTCAGCCTGGTCAACTCCTACGCCACGTCCGATGTGGGCAGCATGCCGGCCGAGGGCGCCTTCCTGAAACTCACCT CCTATTCCACCGTGGCGATAGACTGGGACGCAGAGATGAAGAAGCTGTAttacgatgaccaggaggcggag GCCTTCGACAAGCACGAGTCCATGctgcagccacagaagaagaagatGACGGTGGCTCTGAGAGACTGCATCCAGCTCTTCACCAAGACCGAGGTGCTGGGAGAACACGACCCCTG GTATTGCCCAAACTGCCGGAAGCACCAGCGGGCCACCAAGAAGTTTGACCTCTGGTCTTTGCCAAAAATCCTTGTTGTGCATTTAAAGCGTTTCTCGTATAACCGCTACTGGAGGGACAAGCTGGACGCGGTGGTGGAGTTTCCCATCAG AAACCTTAACATGTCGGAGTTTGTGTGTGACCCAACGGCCGGGCCCTACGTGTACGATCTTGTGGCGGTTTCCAATCACTATGGCGGCATGGGTGGTGGCCATT ACACCGCGTACGCCAAGAATCAGGAGACGCAGCAGTGGTATTATTTCGATGACAGCAGCGTTTCCCCGGCGTCTGAAGATCAGATTGTG ACTAAGGCGGCCTATGTGCTGTTCtaccagagacaagatggcggcagCTTTAAGGTCTCCTCGCCTGCAGCGACTCTCCGCTCTCCCCCGGCTGAGGACGACCTCGGGGAACAGGACAGACAGGACTTAGACTGTATGGACACCAACTAA